From a single Anabas testudineus chromosome 5, fAnaTes1.2, whole genome shotgun sequence genomic region:
- the mbd1b gene encoding methyl-CpG-binding domain protein 1b, which translates to MNEEPLEGLDSGREPVEEDEGQSTEKENSEAQNTSEVAPSEKLEDNPSSGLEEETPGEAKATGGEPPVDWFEPLEDDDDANSVGRNDPEEESLAGESERSESVAGSEKAFKKIHHFHAPRRKRSHPDEGWVEWPLLGEGWKRKEVVRRSGSSIGQKDVYYLSPQGDRVRSRVELISMLEGVLDLSNFDYKTGKFYDGEATPTRVWSRVKKKVRERSSSESSFVERGEGADTPDSHHRLTPNAAPKNIHSNQTINISSSSTMGTTNELTQHEDPADKIKLPLPSLSKPRPLRSIKGEIGTEDSTLVCARCGISFTGTWYDKQRKRPCCPTCWASKTKEHPMIRFRKWIPCGQCVGCHNTVNCGQCANCKHGLQSPESRKRLCRKRKCICPIRKGPGSGAFVQQKPYNDIPETFDDTCMSFQSEVTDSQHPSLKSSDTENFSVNVDLDDDEDLSTDDDDDWHKKRKRRACGECKACLCRKDCGTCDFCIDKPKFGGSNKKRQKCRLRQCQRQAMRHLLPFQVGQGEYGTDGPGLPGRPRPHYTYSRKSNLKKNKGPQGGMDFTDNEDDDSNLQAMNWSSEPATGSKHSYELNMRNYQSSMQLNHSDFIQRNGLSDRVPHIGNYNNSQLEFQDQQSKWDAERSHAGRVVQKHAEEEEEEDDDDDEEELPLITQIFSLADNSAGSGVDGESQLMKLLHSLRTSVLPILWYAIMVEGPQLQLIQCSKQSSMTDTTVLIDPGFCYQVTVQKQPLLPTHPLYDSYPARLTSVTEVVNLLLGLEKYVVCQGLVPRRPFSAKEPVILERASTCDFLVNKNVNICSNCRALQGL; encoded by the exons ATGAACGAAGAACCACTTGAGGGACTGGACTCTGGCAGGGAGCCCGTGGAGGAAGATGAGGGACAGAgcacagagaaggaaaacagcGAAGCACAAAACACATCTGAGGTAGCACCCTCAGAAAAACTTGAGGATAACCCGAGCTCAGGACTGGAGGAGGAAACCCCTGGAGAAGCAAAGGCCACTGGCGGTGAGCCTCCTGTTGACTGGTTTGAGCCTcttgaggatgatgatgatgctaaTAGTGTTGGTAGGAATGATccagaagaagaaagccttGCAGGAGAAAGTGAAAGGAGTGAAAGCGTGGCCGGCAGCGAGAAAGCCTTCAAAAAGATACATCA tttccACGCTCCCCGCCGTAAGAGATCACACCCTGATGAGGGCTGGGTTGAATGGCCATTACTAGGAGAGGGATGGAAACGCAAAGAAGTTGTTCGGCGCTCAGGTAGCAGCATTGGCCAGAAGGATGTATATTACCTGAG TCCGCAGGGCGATCGAGTGAGAAGCAGAGTAGAATTGATTTCGATGCTGGAGGGAGTTCTTGACTTGTCAAACTTTGATTACAAGACGGGAAAGTTCTACGATGGTGAGGCTACGCCCACAAGAGTTTGGAGCAGAGTGAAG AAAAAGGTCCGGGAGCGGTCGTCGTCAGAGTCCAGCTTCGtcgagagaggagagggagcagaCACTCCTGACTCCCACCACAGGCTCACCCCCAATGCAGCGCCCAAAAACATCCACTCCAATCAGACAATCAACATCTCCTCATCCAGTACAATGGGAACAACTAACGAACTCACCCAACATGAGGATCCAGCTGATAAAATTAAGCTTCCTCTTCCCTCTTTATCCAAACCACGTCCACTCCGCTCCATAAAAGGAGAAATCGGGACGGAGGACAGCACTCT GGTCTGTGCTCGATGTGGTATTTCCTTCACAGGCACATGGTACGACAAACAAAGGAAGAGGCCCTGCTGTCCCACCTGTTGGG CTTCAAAGACAAAAGAGCATCCCATGATTCGTTTCAGAAAG TGGATCCCATGTGGGCAGTGTGTCGGATGCCACAACACAGTTAATTGTGGGCAGTGTGCCAACTGTAAGCATGGACTGCAGAGCCCTGAGTCCCGAAAACGTCTGTGCCGGAAACGCAAATGTATATGTCCTATCCGCAAG GGCCCAGGAAGTGGAGCCTTCGTGCAGCAGAAGCCTTACAATGACATTCCTGAAACATTTGATGACACTTGCATGAGCTTCCAG AGTGAAGTTACAGACTCACAG CACCCAAGTCTGAAAAGCAGTGACACAGAGAATTTCTCAGTCAATGTGGATCTTGATGATGACGAAGACTTGTCAACTGACGACGACGATgat TGGCATAAGAAGCGGAAGCGACGCGCCTGTGGTGAATGCAAAGCCTGCCTCTGCAGGAAAGACTGTGGCACGTGTGACTTCTGTATAGACAAACCCAAGTTcggaggcagcaacaagaagaGGCAGAAGTGCCGTTTACGGCAGTGTCAGAGACAAGCAATG AGACACTTGCTGCCCTTCCAGGTAGGACAAGGTGAATACGGGACAGATGGCCCTGGGCTGCCAGGTAGACCAAGACCTCACTACACCTACAGTCGCAAGTCaaatctaaagaaaaacaaaggccCACAAGGTGGCATGGATTTTACCGACAATGAGGACGATGACAGCAACTTACAAGCA ATGAACTGGAGCTCTGAACCGGCCACTGGTAGCAAACACTCCTATGAGCTGAACATGAGAAATTACCAATCATCTATGCAG ttgaatCATTCAGATTTCATACAGCGGAATGGGCTGTCTGATAGAGTCCCTCACATCGGCAACTATAACAACTCTCAACTA GAGTTTCAGGACCAGCAAAGCAAATGGGATGCAGAGAGATCACATGCAGGCAGAGTTGTTCAAAAACatgctgaagaggaggaggaggaagacgacgatgatgatgaggaggagttGCCATTG ATCACACAGATCTTCAGTTTGGCTGATAACTCAGCAGGCAGTGGTGTTGATGGAGAAAGTCAGCTAATGAAACTGCTACACTCTTTGCGTACCTCTGTTCTGCCAATCCTATGGTATGCCATAATGGTGGAAGGCCCGCAGCTGCAGCTCATCCAGTGTTCCAAACAGTCCAGCATGACTGACACCACGGTGCTAATCGATCCAGGCTTCTGCTATCAGGTCACAGTCCAAAAGCAGCCGCTTCTTCCCACTCACCCTCTGTATGACAGCTACCCGGCACGCTTAACCTCTGTGACTGAGGTGGTCAATCTGCTTTTGGGACTAGAGAAGTATGTTGTGTGCCAGGGACTTGTCCCCAGACGGCCATTTTCTGCTAAAGAACCAGTCATACTGGAGCGGGCATCAACGTGTGACTTCTTGGTCAATAAGAATGTGAACATCTGTAGTAACTGCCGAGCACTGCAAGGACTTTAG
- the cxxc1b gene encoding CXXC-type zinc finger protein 1b, whose product MDSEMSDVDPVPGPETSSMEGENAPLYCICRKPDINCFMIGCDNCNEWFHGHCINITEKMAKAIREWYCIKCRDQNSSLEVKYRSKKSRDKESEPDRSEKQYSTPSTPDYKSERRRGSKVKRSVRMCGECEPCRRTEDCAQCDFCKDMKKFGGPNKIRQKCRFRQCEVRARKMLRVKDEEFSLRERRDNSHHRQRRYSEDYDSEADLYQKYKAAGLDDNMMWASDDDDEPLFSPVMRKKAVKVKHVKRREKKFEKKKESRRHKQKQKHKDRSRHSEKGDLRDTGGHRQCLGPGCVEAARSNSKYCSEDCGMKLAANRIYEILPQRIQQWQQSPCIAEEHGKKQLERIRREQQNARLRLTEMERRFHELEGIIAKAKQQAVQQDEEVNEGDSEDTDLQIFCVSCSHPVNPKVALRHMERCYAKYESQTSFGSMYPTRIEGATRLFCDVYNPQSKTYCKRLQVLCPEHSRDPKVPVDEVCGCPLVKNVFELTGEYCRVSKRKCNKHYNWEKLRRAEVDLERVRVWYKLDELFEQERNVRTAMTNRAGLLALMLHQTIQHDPVTTDLRSNKDR is encoded by the exons ATG GACAGTGAGATGTCTGATGTCGACCCTGTACCAGGCCCCGAAACCAGCAGCATGGAGGGGGAGAATGCTCCTCTTTACTGTATCTGCCGGAAACCAGACATCAACTGCTTCATGAT TGGCTGCGATAACTGCAATGAGTGGTTTCATGGGCACTGCATTAACATCACTGAGAAGATGGCAAAGGCAATCCGGGAATGGTACTGCATAAAATGCAGAG ATCAAAACTCCTCACTGGAAGTTAAGTACAGatcaaagaaaagcagagacaaGGAATCTGAGCCTGACAGATCTGAGAAACAGTACAGCACCCCGAGTACTCCTGACTATAAGAGTGAAAGGAGGCGTGGATCAAAA GTGAAGCGTTCAGTCCGAATGTGTGGGGAATGTGAGCCCTGCAGGCGGACTGAGGACTGTGCCCAGTGCGACTTCTGTAAGGACATGAAGAAGTTTGGAGGCCCCAACAAAATCAGACAGAAGTGCAGGTTTCGGCAGTGTGAGGTCCGAGCCAGG AAAATGCTGCGTGTAAAGGATGAGGAGTTTTCATTGCGAGAAAGGAGGGACAATTCCCACCACAGACAGAGACGGTACTCTGAGGACTACGACAGCGAGGCAGATCTCTACCAGAAGTACAAAGCTGCAGGACTTGATGACAACATG ATGTGGGCTAGTGACGATGACGATGAGCCACTTTTCAGTCCTGTCATGCGCAAGAAAGCTGTGAAGGTGAAGCACGtcaagagaagagagaagaagttCGAAAAGAAA AAGGAGTCCCGTCGccacaaacagaagcagaagcaCAAAGACCGAAGTAGACACAGTGAGAAGGGAGATTTGCGTGACACCGGAGGGCACCGCCAGTGTCTGGGTCCAGGCTGTGTGGAGGCAGCAAGATCCAACTCCAAATACTGCTCTGAGGACTGTGGCATGAAATTGGCTGCAAA CCGGATATATGAGATCCTCCCCCAGCGTATccagcagtggcagcagagtCCCTGCATTGCAGAGGAACACGGAAAGAAGCAGCTGGAGCGCATCCGCCGCGAGCAGCAGAACGCTCGGCTGCGACTCACAGAGATGGAGCGGCGCTTCCACGAACTGGAGGGCATCATCGCCAAAGCCAAACAGCAGGCGGTTCAACAGGATGAGGAG GTGAATGAAGGCGATAGCGAGGACACAGACCTgcagattttctgtgtttcctgCAGTCATCCTGTCAATCCAAAAGTGGCACTGAGGCATATGGAGCGATGTTATGCAAAG TATGAGAGCCAGACATCATTTGGGTCCATGTACCCTACAAGAATTGAAgg aGCAACTAGGCTCTTCTGTGATGTTTACAATCCTCAAAGCAAAACGTATTGTAAGAGGCTTCAGGTTCTGTGTCCAGAACATTCCAGAGATCCCAAG GTCCCAGTGGATGAGGTGTGCGGATGTCCTCTGGTGAAGAACGTGTTTGAGCTGACTGGAGAATATTGCAGGGTCTCAAAAAGGAAATGCAACAAGCATTACAACTGGGAAAAGCTCAGGAGAGCAGAGGTGGACTTGGAGCGTGTCAGGGTG TGGTACAAGTTGGACGAGCTATTTGAACAGGAGCGTAATGTCAGGACTGCTATGACTAACAGAGCCGGTCTGCTGGCTCTGATGTTGCACCAAACGATTCAGCACGACCCCGTGACGACCGATCTACGTAGCAACAAGGATAGGTAG
- the si:dkey-245f22.3 gene encoding uncharacterized protein si:dkey-245f22.3, with translation MDDGEDDKLHDSETTDLKSSVKADSVTEGHLTEVASFSEQMFTEDTELSSTDTSMNPDKTAEVPVKSNSKCSVTKAVSICSPSPVEKDQPKPLCALLPSSMETCTVYEASQSFTSMSKSQESLHTTTVHHEPDGADLCAAVLLACLFCHPLECLLATVRGCNECVWSLCFSACGCESSPLQALLDVTHHCDLGGCLGVRCFMCDCPVCDICHQATECLDLAMEISQMLYH, from the exons ATGGATGACGGGGAAGATGACAAATTACATGACTCTGAAACCACTGATTTGAAGTCATCCGTTAAAGCTGACAGTGTCACTGAGG GACATTTGACAGAAGTTGCTAGTTTTTCAGAGCAGATGTTCACTGAGGACACTGAATTATCTTCAACTGACACCTCTATGAATCCAGACAAAACAGCAG AAGTTCCAGttaaatcaaattcaaagtGCAGCGTGACCAAGGCGGTGTCTATCTGTAGCCCGAGTCCTGTGGAGAAAGACCAGCCAAAGCCTCTGTGTGCCCTGCTGCCTTCCTCAATGGAGACCTGCACAGTCTATGAAGCAAGTCAGTCATTTACATCAATGAGCAAGAGTCAAGAAAGCCTCCATACGACTACAGTCCACCATGAGCCAGACGGAGCCG ACCTCTGTGCTGCAGTCTTGTTGGCCTGCCTCTTCTGCCACCCACTGGAATGTCTACTGGCCACGGTGAGAGGGTGCAACGAGTGCGTGTGGTCGCTGTGCTTCTCCGCGTGCGGCTGCGAGTCCAGTCCGCTGCAGGCCCTCTTGGACGTCACCCACCACTGCGACCTTGGCGGGTGTCTGGGTGTCCGCTGCTTTATGTGCGACTGTCCCGTTTGCGACATCTGCCACCAGGCTACAGAGTGCCTGGACCTCGCTATGGAAATCTCTCAAATGCTCTACCACTAA